A genomic stretch from Telmatocola sphagniphila includes:
- the hemL gene encoding glutamate-1-semialdehyde 2,1-aminomutase, with protein MSSTYIPRPKSQAAFERAQKVIPGGVNSPARAFGGVGGTPLFIARAEGPYLYDLDGHRYLDYIGSWGPMILGHCHPKVVAAVLEAVHNGSSYGAPCEKESELAELICSLMPSMEMVRMVSSGTEAAMSAVRLARGYTGRNLIVKFAGCYHGHVDALLVSAGSSALTLGVPSSPGVPAGCTQDTVVLRYNDCQALRDLFATRGNLIAGVMLEPFVGNMGLVSPSKEFLDELWKLTRRHGSLLIFDEVMTGFRLAPGGAQELLGIKPDVTVLGKIIGGGYPVGAYGGRAEVMKKIMPAGPVFQAGTLSGNPVAMAAGLATLKELRDNPPYAQLDQLSKRLCDGLTQFATARNIPHQINRIGSMWTLFFTGTPVVDLDTAKTSNTEKFSRFFWSMMDRGVYLPCSQFEAAFTSAAHTPEMIDTTLQAAREALNKL; from the coding sequence ATGTCATCTACCTATATTCCTCGCCCGAAAAGTCAGGCCGCTTTCGAACGCGCTCAGAAAGTGATTCCCGGTGGAGTCAACAGTCCCGCTCGAGCTTTCGGTGGAGTGGGTGGAACCCCCTTGTTCATCGCGCGAGCCGAAGGACCGTATCTCTACGATCTCGACGGCCATCGCTACCTGGATTACATCGGCTCCTGGGGGCCCATGATTCTGGGGCACTGCCATCCCAAGGTGGTGGCCGCCGTGCTGGAGGCGGTGCACAACGGCAGCAGCTACGGCGCCCCATGCGAAAAAGAATCGGAACTGGCCGAGCTGATCTGCAGTCTGATGCCGAGCATGGAAATGGTTCGGATGGTCAGTTCCGGCACCGAAGCAGCCATGAGCGCGGTACGGCTGGCCCGCGGCTACACCGGCCGCAATCTGATTGTGAAATTCGCCGGCTGTTACCACGGCCACGTCGATGCCCTGCTCGTCTCGGCCGGCTCCAGCGCCTTGACGCTCGGCGTGCCAAGCAGCCCCGGAGTACCGGCCGGCTGCACGCAGGATACGGTTGTGCTGCGCTACAACGACTGTCAGGCGCTGCGCGATCTCTTTGCCACTCGCGGGAACCTGATCGCCGGGGTAATGCTGGAACCCTTTGTCGGCAACATGGGACTCGTCAGCCCTTCCAAAGAGTTCCTCGACGAACTCTGGAAACTGACACGCCGTCATGGTAGCCTGCTGATATTCGATGAAGTAATGACCGGCTTCCGGCTGGCACCAGGCGGTGCCCAGGAACTGCTGGGCATCAAGCCGGACGTCACCGTCCTGGGCAAAATTATCGGCGGCGGTTACCCGGTCGGCGCCTATGGGGGCCGGGCGGAAGTGATGAAGAAGATCATGCCGGCCGGGCCGGTTTTCCAGGCGGGCACGCTTTCGGGAAATCCGGTGGCGATGGCGGCCGGATTAGCCACTTTAAAAGAGTTGCGGGATAATCCACCCTACGCTCAACTCGATCAGCTATCAAAACGGTTGTGCGACGGACTCACCCAATTCGCGACAGCGAGGAATATTCCTCATCAGATTAATCGCATCGGCAGTATGTGGACGCTGTTTTTCACAGGTACGCCGGTGGTCGATCTGGATACCGCCAAGACCAGCAATACGGAAAAATTCAGCCGGTTCTTCTGGTCGATGATGGACCGCGGAGTTTACCTTCCCTGCAGCCAGTTCGAAGCCGCCTTTACCTCCGCGGCCCATACGCCGGAGATGATCGATACTACTCTGCAAGCGGCCCGCGAAGCCCTGAACAAGCTGTAG
- a CDS encoding aldose epimerase family protein, protein MQRIFLALGLLLLTTAGATAGPKIERVKFGTLPDGTEVDLYTLTNGNMVAKITNYGGIVTSLMVPDKNGRPVDVVLGFDNLKDYVDSSPYFGAIIGRVGNRIANAKFSLDGKEYKLDANNPPHSLHGGKKGFDKQVWKASPRIIKDNPKLTLSYVSKDGEEGYPGTLTVTVEYTLKDNALMIDYTAYTDKATPVNLTHHSYFNLSGHNAGEILNHDLMIFADKYTPGDKTLIPTGKIEPVEGTPLDFRMSTPIGKRLKDTGLDPVGYDHNYVLRGQKGLVEKAAEVSSPVTGIKMLVLTTEPGLQFYTGNFLGKEVGKGGSKYPKYGAFCLEAQHYPDSPNKPEFPSITLKPGQVYKQKTTYEFGTK, encoded by the coding sequence ATGCAACGTATCTTCCTCGCATTGGGATTGCTGTTGCTCACCACCGCGGGTGCAACCGCCGGTCCCAAGATCGAGCGCGTCAAATTCGGCACCCTGCCGGACGGTACCGAAGTCGATCTCTACACCCTGACGAACGGCAACATGGTGGCCAAGATCACCAACTACGGAGGCATCGTCACTTCGCTGATGGTTCCCGATAAAAACGGCCGGCCGGTCGACGTCGTGCTCGGCTTCGACAACCTCAAAGATTACGTCGATAGCAGCCCGTACTTCGGGGCCATCATCGGACGGGTCGGCAATCGCATCGCCAATGCCAAGTTCTCGCTCGATGGCAAAGAATACAAGCTCGATGCCAACAACCCCCCGCACAGTCTGCACGGCGGCAAAAAGGGCTTCGACAAGCAAGTCTGGAAAGCCTCGCCGCGAATCATCAAGGACAACCCCAAACTGACTTTAAGCTACGTCAGTAAAGACGGCGAAGAGGGCTATCCCGGAACTCTGACGGTCACCGTTGAATATACGCTGAAAGATAATGCCCTGATGATCGATTACACCGCTTACACCGACAAAGCGACTCCGGTGAATCTCACTCATCACAGCTATTTCAACCTCAGCGGCCACAACGCGGGCGAAATTCTCAATCACGATTTGATGATCTTCGCCGACAAGTACACGCCCGGAGATAAAACGTTGATTCCGACCGGCAAAATCGAACCGGTCGAAGGCACGCCGCTCGATTTCCGCATGAGCACTCCCATCGGCAAACGACTGAAAGACACCGGCCTCGACCCGGTCGGCTACGACCACAACTACGTTCTGCGCGGCCAAAAAGGACTGGTGGAAAAAGCGGCGGAAGTCTCTTCACCGGTGACAGGTATCAAGATGCTGGTGCTGACCACGGAGCCGGGTCTGCAATTCTACACCGGGAATTTTCTCGGTAAGGAAGTGGGCAAGGGCGGATCCAAGTACCCCAAGTACGGCGCGTTCTGTCTGGAAGCTCAGCACTATCCCGATTCGCCCAACAAGCCGGAGTTTCCGTCGATCACACTGAAACCGGGCCAGGTCTACAAGCAGAAGACCACTTATGAATTCGGCACGAAGTAA
- the aroF gene encoding 3-deoxy-7-phosphoheptulonate synthase gives MLVVMQSGASKDQIEHVLKAIAAQGLTAHPLPGATRTAIGITGNTGAVDSRSFEVLEGVKECIRVTKPFKLASREMHPTDTKIEFPQTTVGPGHFTMIAGPCSVENEAMIQQTAEFLMGIGVKMLRAGAFKPRTSPYSFQGMGKEGLEILKRVRKNTGIGIVTELMDTENADIVEEAADIIQIGTRNMQNFALLKRVGLARKPVLLKRGMSATLEEWLMSAEYVMAGGNYQVILCERGVRTFSDHSRNTLDLSVIPPCKSLSHLPIFVDPSHGTGKRPYVPPMALAALAAGADGLLIEIHPDPDKAMSDGAQSLNFAAFSKLIDSLKMLAGPLGRTLN, from the coding sequence ATGCTGGTAGTGATGCAATCCGGCGCTTCCAAGGATCAGATCGAGCACGTACTGAAAGCCATTGCCGCGCAGGGGCTGACGGCCCATCCTTTACCAGGAGCCACCCGGACAGCTATCGGCATCACCGGCAATACGGGAGCCGTCGATTCCCGTTCCTTCGAAGTGCTCGAGGGGGTCAAGGAGTGTATCCGCGTCACCAAGCCGTTCAAACTCGCCTCGCGGGAAATGCACCCGACGGACACCAAAATTGAATTCCCGCAAACCACGGTCGGACCGGGTCATTTCACCATGATTGCCGGGCCCTGTTCCGTGGAAAACGAAGCGATGATTCAACAGACCGCCGAGTTTCTGATGGGCATCGGCGTGAAGATGTTGCGGGCCGGAGCCTTCAAACCTCGTACTAGTCCCTATTCCTTCCAGGGGATGGGCAAAGAAGGCTTGGAGATTCTCAAACGCGTTCGCAAGAATACCGGTATTGGCATCGTCACCGAACTGATGGATACCGAAAACGCCGATATCGTGGAAGAAGCGGCCGACATCATCCAGATCGGCACCCGCAACATGCAGAATTTTGCCTTGTTGAAACGCGTCGGTCTGGCCCGCAAGCCGGTCCTGTTGAAACGCGGCATGAGTGCGACCTTGGAAGAATGGCTGATGTCCGCCGAGTACGTCATGGCCGGGGGCAATTATCAGGTCATCCTCTGTGAGCGGGGCGTACGTACCTTTTCAGACCATTCGCGAAACACGCTCGATCTTTCGGTCATCCCACCCTGTAAATCGCTTTCCCACCTTCCCATTTTCGTCGATCCCAGTCACGGCACCGGTAAACGGCCGTATGTCCCTCCAATGGCCTTAGCGGCCCTGGCGGCGGGGGCCGACGGCCTCTTGATCGAAATCCATCCCGATCCCGACAAGGCAATGAGCGATGGCGCGCAATCGCTGAATTTCGCAGCCTTTTCGAAGTTGATCGATTCGTTGAAAATGTTGGCGGGGCCGCTGGGACGAACGCTGAATTAG
- a CDS encoding serine/threonine-protein kinase, with translation MLVGQTIGEGDKSLYIEKELGSGAMGSVFRARFLKDNTLTALKVIAFGLADNETARARFDREAKILKQLKHPNITRYYGSGHIRKTPFFMMEYVEGESLDHLLERRGKLPWEDVVIFGKQLAAALEHAHEKGIIHRDLKPSNIMLTKGGTVKLTDFGIAKDVDLTALTGANNTIGTAAYMSPEQCRGERNLGPKSDIYSSGVVFYELLTGRKPFVRETSIDLFMAHVNDPFERPSRLVPNLPMWLDTLVCQMLEKKPEFRPLDAATVGRALQEIEDKVASHKSVGAEVANARVIDRIQMTSPPDESDREATRVIRSSSKKKKVKKKTIPFYRKLWFALTLIGLFVIGAGIGLYLVTRPGDPKIAFNQAMEEKDEATKEQLLSAYLKRQSGNKDADWQRANDELFGLKAKKIDQAMWNRVRAKRLNPEEEYDKQAYALVMQGYKLEAEGNTNGALEQWIDLEKNWVKQENEELALWGWIGRRHKQLISEADGLEKRMLATLLRARVDEEEATLEGDDTKRTYEALRLELLGDLRAELSEDKKGPVGDLAGAKQAWKSLRDDREKDKPIDQRVYLILAARHFRDLDPQKASEATPEQREEMVRGLLKWALSVQKSENLIVLRDMRNTLRDIRDLYKNAPSPLDKIAIEADSELRKLKK, from the coding sequence ATGCTGGTAGGTCAGACCATCGGTGAAGGTGACAAGTCGCTGTACATTGAGAAAGAACTCGGCAGCGGGGCCATGGGCTCCGTTTTCCGGGCTCGCTTTCTCAAGGACAACACGCTGACGGCCCTGAAAGTCATCGCCTTCGGTCTGGCCGACAACGAAACCGCCCGGGCCCGCTTCGACCGCGAGGCCAAAATCCTCAAACAGCTCAAGCACCCTAACATCACCCGCTACTACGGCAGCGGCCACATTCGCAAAACGCCGTTTTTCATGATGGAATACGTCGAAGGGGAATCGCTCGATCACCTGCTCGAGCGGCGCGGCAAACTCCCCTGGGAAGACGTGGTCATCTTCGGCAAGCAGCTGGCGGCCGCTCTCGAGCACGCGCACGAAAAAGGGATCATCCATCGCGATCTGAAGCCCTCGAACATCATGCTCACCAAGGGGGGCACGGTCAAGCTGACCGACTTCGGGATCGCCAAGGATGTCGATCTGACTGCGCTCACCGGAGCCAACAACACCATCGGCACCGCCGCTTACATGTCGCCCGAACAATGCCGGGGAGAACGCAACCTCGGCCCCAAATCGGATATCTATTCGTCCGGGGTGGTTTTCTACGAACTGCTCACCGGCCGAAAGCCCTTCGTCCGGGAAACCTCCATCGATCTGTTCATGGCGCATGTGAACGATCCTTTCGAGCGTCCCAGTCGGCTCGTTCCCAACCTGCCGATGTGGCTGGATACGCTCGTCTGCCAGATGCTGGAAAAGAAGCCGGAATTCCGACCGCTGGACGCCGCGACGGTGGGCCGGGCGCTCCAGGAAATCGAAGATAAAGTCGCTTCGCATAAGAGTGTGGGGGCGGAAGTGGCCAACGCCCGGGTGATCGACCGAATTCAGATGACTTCGCCGCCGGATGAATCGGATCGGGAAGCCACCCGGGTCATTCGATCTTCTTCCAAAAAGAAGAAGGTCAAAAAGAAAACCATCCCCTTTTATCGCAAGCTCTGGTTTGCGCTAACTCTCATTGGCCTGTTCGTGATCGGAGCCGGGATCGGCCTCTACCTGGTAACGCGGCCTGGCGATCCCAAGATCGCTTTCAACCAGGCGATGGAAGAAAAGGACGAGGCCACCAAGGAGCAATTGCTCAGCGCTTATCTCAAACGGCAATCCGGTAACAAGGATGCCGACTGGCAGCGCGCCAATGATGAGTTGTTCGGCCTGAAGGCCAAGAAGATCGATCAGGCGATGTGGAATCGCGTTCGGGCGAAACGGCTGAACCCGGAAGAGGAATACGACAAGCAGGCGTATGCGCTGGTTATGCAGGGCTACAAACTCGAAGCGGAGGGTAACACCAACGGCGCGCTCGAACAATGGATCGATCTGGAGAAGAACTGGGTGAAACAGGAGAACGAAGAGCTAGCTCTCTGGGGCTGGATCGGCCGCCGTCATAAGCAATTGATAAGCGAGGCCGACGGTCTGGAAAAGAGGATGCTCGCCACTCTGCTGAGGGCCCGGGTCGATGAGGAGGAAGCGACACTCGAAGGCGACGACACCAAGCGAACCTACGAAGCCCTGCGACTCGAACTTCTTGGCGATTTACGCGCCGAGCTGAGCGAAGATAAAAAAGGGCCCGTCGGCGATCTGGCGGGGGCGAAGCAGGCCTGGAAATCCCTGCGTGACGATCGGGAAAAGGATAAGCCGATCGATCAGCGCGTTTACTTGATTCTGGCCGCCCGTCATTTCCGCGATCTCGATCCGCAAAAAGCTTCCGAAGCGACCCCGGAACAGCGCGAAGAGATGGTCCGCGGCTTGCTGAAGTGGGCCCTCTCCGTTCAGAAATCGGAGAATCTCATCGTACTTCGGGATATGCGCAATACACTTCGGGATATTCGCGACCTCTACAAAAATGCCCCCTCCCCGCTCGATAAAATCGCTATCGAAGCGGATAGCGAACTGCGTAAACTCAAAAAATAA